The genomic window CATTCCTGGGTTTCGGCCATCGAATCGGGGCCTCGCTGCATCGTCGAGCTCTGCACCGTGTGCGTTCCTGAAACATCGTGTGGAGCGCCGAACAAGTGCAAATTGAGTGCAGCCTGGAAGCCCTCCGGGAAGACCAGGTCGTCGATCCACTCGACCGGCGTGACCGGGAGCCGGTCCATGAGATGTCCGTAGGTATCCAAGGTAAACCCCGCGCTGGCATGACCCAATTGCTCCTGGATGTATTTGGGATGCTTGCCCGCCATGATTAGTAAACTCGCGTACGTGTGGCGGAGATTCTTGAATGGGATATAGCTGACCTCGGCTCTGGCATGGGCCGGCGCCCAACCATGATCATGCACGGTCCAGCTCGGGAGGACACCGCCATCGGGACCAGGAAACACGAGCCCCTGGGGACGGCGTTGGCGCAGCTCTCGCAAGGCCACTCGCACGGATGGTACCATGTCGACCGCGCGCACGGAGTTATCCGACTTCGTCGGGCCGATCGTCCGACCCCGTTGGCTATGGGCTTGGGAGACCTCCAGCTTGTTGGTGGTGAAGTTCGGTGAACTCTGACCTTTCCAGGCGAGCGCTTGGAGTTCCCCTAGCCTGAGGCCGGTGAAGACCGCGACCAAAAAGAGAGGTCGCCACTCGTCTGGGGCCGTAAACAGGAATCGGCGAATTTCCGCGATCATCCAGATCTTCTGCGGCTGCTTCGGAATCTTTAGCTTCCGTACCCGGCCAGCGGGATTCACGGGCAGATGTCCCCACTCAACCGCATGCTCGAGCATCTCGTTCAACACCGTGAGACTGTGGTTGATCGTCCGGAACGAGACTCGGCGCTCGTCGCGCTTGGCCGCCACATACTCCTGCACGTCTTTGGGAGTGAGCATGGTCAACAGCTTGTCGCCGAGCCGTGGAATGAGGTGGCAACGGATCAGCCATTCGTACCCGGTGAACGTCGAGACGCGGGTGTGCGGTTCCGCGTACGCACGCAACCAGTCTCTCGCGAAATCCTTGAACCGGAGCCGACTCCGTCGACGGAGAATTGGGTATTTCCCCGATCGCACCTCGTAGACGCGCTGGGCAAGCACCGTCTCGGCTTCCTTCTTGTTGGGGCTGATCGTTTCCCAGCGCTGGCGTCCGTCTGGCCCGTAATAACGGATACACCAGTACTTCCCACGCCTAACGAGCCCCATGGCTCACCTCGCGCCCTAGCGTTCTGGATGTTCCCGCCACTGCTGGATCCATGCCAGAATTTCTGCACGATCGAACCGGAGGACGTTGCCAAACCGATAACAAGGGATTTCCCGCCGCCGCGTACGCTCGTGCACCCATCGCTCGGACATGTGCAACAAACGAGCTACTTCGCGGGACGTCAAGAGGCCTTCCTGGTCGCTTCGTGCCCTGACAAGTGTCTCCTGTACCATCGTGTCACTCCTCTATGCCTGACCCTACCTACTTGCCGTCAGCATATGCGACGTGATTGTCAAATGGGTGGGCACCCCATCTATGCGATCACCTGTTCGCTCGATGTTCAACGATGCTGACTGGCAGGGACGACAAGAAGAATCGGCAGATTGAGCCGTCCCATTTTCCTCCCTCCATAAAAGACTGCGAGACGTTACGATAGATCTTGCGCGCTAACGCCGCAAGCGGTATCTGAAAGCGTTTGGTGCGGCAAACCACGGGCTCATCGGAGGTTATCTCCCCATACGGTTGGCCTAGCGTTCTATACTGGTGCCCCAATCGTCCCACCGGGCGGTTGGGGTACGATCCTCTCGAAAAGGTACCCTCTGCGAAATTAGGGGGTGCAAAGCCACAAGCCGGGGTCTCCGCCGAGATCTCCGCCATTGGGCTGCCGAAAGAGGACCTGCGCGCCGTAATCGGGCATCATAGGACGATGCGCGGCGCCAAAAAGGAGGCAGCTACAATGACGTCAGCATCTCGCAAGCCACGTTCGTCTGGTTCCAAGAAACGTTCTCGTGGGGCTGCTACAAGGAAGTCTTCGCTTAAGTTAGTCGTGAGCAAGAGGCAGACATCGCAGCGTTCCCACCAACCGAAGGAGGACCCGTCTGTGTTGGATATACGAGGGTTGGAGAGCCTGTTCCCGAATCTTGGAAAACCAGCCACCGGGCCGCTCCGGATGCTCATGGCGCGTCGCGATATCGTCGCCCACTTGTCGGATCTGTCAAAGTTC from bacterium includes these protein-coding regions:
- a CDS encoding site-specific integrase, translating into MGLVRRGKYWCIRYYGPDGRQRWETISPNKKEAETVLAQRVYEVRSGKYPILRRRSRLRFKDFARDWLRAYAEPHTRVSTFTGYEWLIRCHLIPRLGDKLLTMLTPKDVQEYVAAKRDERRVSFRTINHSLTVLNEMLEHAVEWGHLPVNPAGRVRKLKIPKQPQKIWMIAEIRRFLFTAPDEWRPLFLVAVFTGLRLGELQALAWKGQSSPNFTTNKLEVSQAHSQRGRTIGPTKSDNSVRAVDMVPSVRVALRELRQRRPQGLVFPGPDGGVLPSWTVHDHGWAPAHARAEVSYIPFKNLRHTYASLLIMAGKHPKYIQEQLGHASAGFTLDTYGHLMDRLPVTPVEWIDDLVFPEGFQAALNLHLFGAPHDVSGTHTVQSSTMQRGPDSMAETQE